A window from Candidatus Dadabacteria bacterium encodes these proteins:
- a CDS encoding superoxide dismutase, with the protein MAHELPDLPYDHDALEPHIDAETMRIHHSKHHQGYVNNLNAALEKHPELADKSLEELLGDLDSVPEDIRTAVRNNGGGHANHSLFWPCMAPGSGGTPSGELADAIDSAFGSFDAFAETFSKAAATRFGSGWAWLCVDEGGGLVVTSTPNQDNPVSEGLKPILGLDVWEHAYYLNYQNRRPDYVKAWWNVVNWEQVSENFAEAK; encoded by the coding sequence ATGGCGCACGAATTACCTGATCTTCCTTATGATCATGACGCTTTGGAACCGCATATAGACGCGGAAACAATGAGAATACATCACTCAAAGCATCATCAAGGGTACGTAAACAACTTAAACGCAGCGCTGGAGAAACATCCGGAGTTGGCGGACAAATCGCTTGAGGAACTGCTCGGCGATCTTGACTCCGTTCCCGAAGACATAAGAACCGCGGTAAGAAACAACGGCGGAGGGCACGCGAATCACAGCCTTTTCTGGCCGTGCATGGCTCCCGGTTCCGGAGGAACGCCTTCGGGTGAGCTTGCCGATGCCATAGATTCCGCGTTCGGAAGCTTCGACGCTTTCGCCGAGACATTCTCCAAAGCAGCCGCCACCAGATTCGGAAGCGGCTGGGCGTGGCTTTGCGTGGACGAGGGCGGAGGGCTCGTGGTAACATCCACCCCAAACCAGGATAACCCGGTTTCCGAGGGACTGAAACCCATTCTGGGCCTCGACGTCTGGGAGCATGCATATTATCTGAACTACCAGAACAGAAGGCCCGACTACGTGAAGGCGTGGTGGAATGTGGTGAACTGGGAACAGGTTTCGGAGAACTTCGCCGAGGCGAAGTAA
- the ispD gene encoding 2-C-methyl-D-erythritol 4-phosphate cytidylyltransferase, protein MSTPKVSAVVAAAGLSKRFSTHGKKQFAALGGKPLFTYCLSTFESSGLITSVVVVVPEDEISRSRELLESFGFEKITSIVAGGEKRHVSVRNGFRATPPDSDMVLIHDAARPFVDNDTIKRVIEGCARTGACICAVPVTDTLKRAHEPGPFISETVPREKLWRAQTPQAFRREILAEIYCSDGIADLDATDESALAEAKGIRVSVVAGDDLNIKITTAADFKIAQLIVSKGEVVNVQNRNGV, encoded by the coding sequence GTGAGTACCCCAAAAGTCTCAGCCGTAGTGGCGGCCGCCGGTCTTTCTAAAAGATTCTCCACTCATGGGAAAAAGCAGTTCGCCGCACTCGGCGGAAAACCTCTTTTTACCTACTGCCTTTCGACTTTCGAGTCGAGCGGACTCATAACAAGCGTAGTGGTCGTAGTGCCCGAGGACGAAATTTCGCGCTCAAGGGAACTGCTCGAGAGCTTCGGGTTTGAAAAAATCACCTCGATAGTCGCCGGGGGCGAAAAAAGGCATGTATCCGTAAGAAACGGTTTTCGCGCCACACCACCGGACAGTGACATGGTGCTAATTCACGATGCTGCGAGACCTTTCGTTGATAACGACACGATCAAAAGAGTCATAGAGGGATGCGCCCGCACAGGCGCTTGCATATGCGCCGTTCCCGTTACGGACACGTTGAAGCGGGCACATGAGCCCGGACCGTTTATTTCGGAAACGGTTCCAAGGGAGAAACTCTGGAGAGCCCAGACTCCGCAGGCTTTTCGCCGGGAGATACTCGCGGAAATCTATTGCTCAGACGGCATCGCGGATCTTGACGCGACCGACGAATCGGCGCTTGCCGAAGCGAAGGGAATAAGGGTAAGCGTGGTAGCGGGAGACGACCTTAACATAAAAATCACAACCGCAGCCGACTTCAAAATAGCTCAGCTTATCGTAAGCAAAGGAGAAGTGGTCAATGTACAGAATAGGAACGGGGTTTGA
- a CDS encoding 2-C-methyl-D-erythritol 2,4-cyclodiphosphate synthase, translating to MYRIGTGFDAHAFCEERALILGGVEIQGYRGLAGHSDADVLSHAVADAILGAIGEGDLGKHFPPNDPKYKDASSLSILSRVARMMAGKGYRIENIDCTVVCEEPRISPHSSAMEEKIADALGISSDAVNVKGTSAEGLGFTGRKEGIAAMASACLSPDPPKP from the coding sequence ATGTACAGAATAGGAACGGGGTTTGACGCGCACGCGTTTTGCGAGGAAAGAGCGCTCATACTGGGCGGCGTTGAGATTCAGGGCTACCGGGGGCTTGCCGGTCATTCCGACGCTGACGTGCTTTCCCACGCGGTTGCCGACGCTATTTTGGGAGCTATCGGCGAGGGAGACCTGGGAAAACACTTTCCGCCGAACGACCCAAAATACAAGGATGCTTCAAGCCTCTCAATTCTCTCCCGGGTCGCCCGGATGATGGCAGGCAAGGGCTACCGTATAGAAAATATTGATTGCACGGTGGTGTGCGAGGAGCCAAGAATTTCTCCTCACTCATCCGCTATGGAGGAGAAAATCGCCGATGCCCTAGGAATTTCGAGCGACGCCGTAAACGTAAAGGGAACTTCAGCCGAAGGCCTGGGTTTTACAGGAAGAAAAGAAGGTATAGCAGCCATGGCTTCAGCGTGCCTAAGCCCGGATCCACCGAAACCATAA
- a CDS encoding PIN domain nuclease, which translates to MRLSITLSIAFALVAFALGPDYLSLSRSVLTAVGCGIFAFVVLAGFRMLFRKISLRQALGMSVGMLTATFIYLAVLTILNSFPLAGPLLPHVKAGIFLLLLCVGAVIGFDKTSLATAASDSFFRQPEALAPKILDTSVIIDGRIADIAETGFLQGELIIPKFIIQELQYIADSSDPARKTRGRRGLDIINRMQNDIPSISVSITDHDFEHIKDADIKLIELSKKLNGILVTNDYNLKKIADLEKITVLNINNLNHALRPVVEQGQTIRISLVKPGKEQHQAVGYLDDGTMVVTDNASRQIGKDVDVSARSMVQTPTGRIVFAKLKKEG; encoded by the coding sequence ATGAGACTCTCTATTACACTTTCCATAGCGTTTGCACTTGTTGCGTTTGCCCTCGGTCCCGACTACCTTTCTCTTTCCCGCTCGGTTCTCACGGCCGTCGGCTGCGGGATATTCGCTTTTGTGGTTCTTGCGGGTTTCCGGATGCTTTTCAGGAAAATCTCGCTTCGCCAGGCACTCGGAATGTCAGTCGGAATGCTCACAGCCACTTTCATATACCTTGCGGTGCTCACTATTCTTAACAGCTTTCCGTTAGCCGGGCCCCTGCTTCCCCATGTAAAAGCGGGAATCTTCCTGCTTCTCCTTTGCGTAGGCGCGGTAATAGGTTTTGACAAAACCTCCCTTGCCACGGCAGCATCCGACTCGTTTTTCAGGCAGCCGGAGGCACTTGCCCCGAAAATACTTGACACGAGCGTCATAATAGACGGGCGCATCGCCGACATCGCCGAAACGGGATTTCTCCAAGGAGAACTAATAATACCCAAATTCATCATCCAGGAACTTCAGTACATAGCGGATTCCTCGGACCCCGCAAGAAAAACTCGCGGCAGAAGGGGGCTTGACATCATAAACAGGATGCAAAACGACATCCCCTCGATAAGCGTCAGCATCACCGATCATGATTTCGAACACATAAAAGACGCGGACATAAAACTCATTGAACTCTCGAAGAAATTGAACGGAATACTGGTCACCAACGACTACAACCTAAAGAAGATCGCCGATCTCGAGAAAATCACCGTGCTTAACATAAACAACCTGAACCACGCTCTGAGACCCGTTGTGGAGCAGGGGCAGACAATAAGAATAAGCCTCGTGAAACCCGGAAAGGAACAGCATCAGGCAGTCGGCTATCTCGACGACGGAACAATGGTGGTAACGGACAACGCCTCAAGGCAGATAGGAAAAGACGTGGACGTTTCAGCGAGAAGCATGGTTCAGACACCGACCGGAAGGATAGTTTTCGCAAAACTGAAAAAAGAGGGCTGA
- a CDS encoding IS1595 family transposase has translation MLFLYHLRRLNTVNSIKVIEHFANNDDACTDYLCKLRWDKEPACPYCGSIKTGIKAKEKGRRRRLACYDCGNSFSPTVNTIMHKTKIPLWKWFLAISLLAEAKKSISSRQLSRHLGISVPSAYRLSQRIRKGLLGMRSPILQGIVEIDETYIGGKPRHQGPENIRKRGRGTDKAMVVGMVERKGRVIAKPVAKGQYRQGFVRNMILENVKLGDSEIHTDEYPIYNRIGALAPHKRVNHSAKEYVKNKTVHTNSVEGYWSLVKRAWYGTHHNYTVKYLPLYIAESVFKYNAREEKPEVVFDAMLGAVAGRV, from the coding sequence GTGTTATTCTTATACCATCTTAGGAGGTTAAACACAGTAAACAGTATAAAGGTTATAGAACACTTTGCCAATAACGATGATGCCTGCACGGACTACCTATGCAAGCTCCGCTGGGACAAGGAACCTGCCTGCCCCTACTGCGGAAGCATCAAGACGGGCATAAAGGCAAAGGAAAAAGGGAGACGCAGAAGGCTTGCTTGCTACGATTGCGGTAATTCCTTCTCTCCGACCGTAAACACAATAATGCACAAAACCAAAATTCCGCTTTGGAAATGGTTTTTGGCAATATCCCTGCTTGCCGAAGCAAAGAAATCAATCTCAAGCCGTCAGTTATCACGACATCTTGGAATAAGCGTTCCTTCGGCTTACAGGCTCTCACAAAGGATAAGAAAAGGCTTACTCGGTATGCGTTCTCCGATACTTCAGGGAATCGTAGAAATAGACGAAACCTATATCGGCGGAAAACCCCGTCATCAAGGCCCCGAAAACATCCGCAAGAGGGGCAGAGGGACGGACAAGGCGATGGTTGTAGGCATGGTTGAACGGAAAGGCAGGGTGATAGCCAAGCCGGTTGCCAAAGGGCAATACAGGCAAGGTTTCGTAAGAAACATGATACTTGAGAATGTAAAGCTCGGAGACAGTGAAATACACACTGACGAATACCCGATCTATAACAGGATCGGAGCTCTTGCCCCGCACAAGAGGGTTAATCACTCGGCTAAGGAATATGTGAAAAACAAGACTGTTCACACTAACAGCGTGGAAGGCTACTGGTCTCTTGTAAAGCGGGCTTGGTATGGAACGCACCATAACTACACAGTCAAGTATCTTCCCCTCTACATTGCGGAATCGGTGTTTAAGTACAATGCCCGAGAAGAAAAGCCGGAAGTTGTTTTTGATGCGATGCTCGGAGCGGTGGCGGGGCGTGTATAA
- a CDS encoding ATP-binding cassette domain-containing protein, whose protein sequence is MSENIIEMTDVCKSFDGKVVHRGINLSVRSGEIITVLGESGVGKSVLLKEINGLVKPDSGKVVVLGEDTVQMDEKQLVKIRKETGMLFQGSALFDSLSVEENIAYPLIENSDLPPEEIKEAVARNLELVDLPGIEDKYPGELSGGMKKRVALARAIATRPKILLYDEPTTGLDPPNIKRIAKLIKSMRDRLRITGVVITHDIGTAYEVSDRIAFLYEGEIVFTGTVPEARESNISTFRNFLDSKM, encoded by the coding sequence ATGTCGGAAAACATAATCGAAATGACGGACGTGTGTAAGTCCTTTGACGGAAAGGTTGTTCACAGGGGAATAAATCTTTCCGTAAGAAGCGGAGAGATCATTACCGTCTTGGGGGAGAGTGGAGTCGGGAAAAGCGTTTTGCTAAAGGAGATAAACGGTCTCGTTAAACCCGACAGCGGAAAGGTCGTGGTTCTGGGAGAGGATACTGTGCAGATGGACGAGAAGCAGCTTGTGAAAATAAGAAAGGAAACGGGTATGCTGTTTCAGGGTTCCGCCCTTTTTGACTCGCTTAGCGTGGAGGAGAATATAGCTTATCCCCTGATTGAAAACTCGGATCTTCCCCCTGAGGAGATAAAAGAAGCAGTTGCCCGAAACCTCGAACTGGTCGATCTTCCGGGAATCGAAGACAAGTACCCCGGGGAACTGAGCGGAGGGATGAAAAAAAGAGTGGCTCTTGCAAGAGCAATCGCCACCCGTCCGAAGATTCTTCTCTACGACGAGCCCACGACCGGTCTTGATCCTCCCAATATAAAAAGGATTGCCAAGCTGATAAAGAGCATGAGAGACCGGCTCAGGATAACCGGGGTCGTCATTACCCACGACATAGGCACCGCCTACGAGGTTTCTGACAGGATAGCGTTTCTTTACGAGGGAGAAATTGTGTTCACGGGAACTGTGCCCGAGGCCCGCGAGAGCAACATTTCCACATTCAGGAATTTTCTCGATAGCAAGATGTAG
- a CDS encoding adenylosuccinate lyase — MISRYSREEMSRIWSDENRYRTWLEVELAVCEAWAHYGEIPADSLAGIKKKAAFDVERIAELERELKHDVLAFLTCVSEYVGDDSRFIHLGMTSSDVLDTAFSIQLRNAGGLIVGGLEKLLGTLRKKAFDYKDTPMIGRSHGIHAEPRTLGLVFALWYDEMRRNLERMNSARDAVSVGMMSGAVGTYANITPEVERYACELLGLRPAGISTQVIQRDIYAQYFLCLSLIAASVEKIATEIRHYQRTEVGEMEEPFTEGQKGSSAMPHKRNPVLSENLCGLSRIVRSHSAAALENIALWHERDISHSSVERVIGPDGTILVDFMLERLCGLIEGLRVYPDKLESNIWITRGLVFSQKILLKLVKKGLSREEAYLLVQRNAMKCWEEQKDFRDLLKTDSQITGILSDKEIDSCFELEEDLKNIDHIFAAVFGES; from the coding sequence TTGATCTCAAGGTACTCCAGAGAGGAAATGTCGCGGATATGGTCGGACGAGAACCGCTACCGCACCTGGCTCGAGGTGGAGCTGGCCGTGTGCGAAGCGTGGGCGCACTACGGGGAGATCCCTGCCGACTCTCTCGCCGGCATAAAGAAAAAAGCCGCCTTTGACGTAGAAAGAATTGCCGAGCTTGAAAGGGAACTTAAACACGACGTTCTGGCCTTTCTCACCTGCGTTTCCGAGTACGTCGGAGATGATTCGAGGTTCATTCATCTCGGAATGACCTCTTCAGATGTTCTTGATACCGCTTTTTCTATACAGCTTCGCAATGCGGGCGGACTGATAGTCGGGGGTCTTGAGAAACTGCTCGGGACTCTCCGCAAAAAGGCGTTTGACTACAAGGATACTCCGATGATCGGGCGCTCCCACGGCATACACGCCGAACCCAGAACTCTGGGCTTGGTGTTTGCCCTGTGGTATGACGAGATGAGAAGAAACCTTGAGAGAATGAATTCAGCGCGGGACGCCGTGAGCGTGGGGATGATGTCGGGCGCCGTCGGCACCTATGCCAATATAACTCCGGAGGTTGAGCGTTACGCATGCGAGCTGCTTGGGCTCCGTCCTGCGGGAATATCGACGCAGGTGATACAAAGAGACATTTACGCGCAGTATTTTCTCTGTCTTTCTCTCATAGCGGCTTCGGTGGAGAAAATCGCTACCGAGATAAGACATTACCAGAGAACCGAGGTAGGAGAGATGGAAGAGCCTTTTACCGAGGGGCAGAAGGGATCTTCCGCAATGCCGCACAAGAGAAACCCTGTGCTTTCGGAAAACCTCTGCGGACTCTCAAGGATAGTAAGATCCCACTCTGCCGCAGCTCTTGAAAACATAGCTCTCTGGCACGAAAGGGACATAAGTCACTCCTCCGTCGAGAGGGTCATAGGTCCCGACGGAACAATACTTGTTGATTTCATGCTTGAGAGACTCTGCGGCCTGATCGAGGGCCTGCGGGTCTATCCCGACAAACTCGAGAGCAACATCTGGATTACCCGGGGACTTGTTTTTTCCCAGAAGATTCTCCTTAAACTTGTAAAAAAGGGCCTTTCAAGGGAGGAGGCCTACTTGCTCGTGCAGCGAAACGCCATGAAGTGCTGGGAGGAACAAAAGGATTTTCGGGACCTGCTGAAAACCGACTCGCAGATAACGGGTATCCTTTCGGACAAAGAGATCGATTCGTGTTTTGAACTTGAAGAAGATCTAAAAAACATAGACCATATCTTCGCCGCCGTTTTCGGCGAATCATAA
- a CDS encoding DNA cytosine methyltransferase yields the protein MYNFIDLFAGIGGFRVSMERLGMKCVFSSEIDEHARMVYQRNFNDNPRGDICEINAREIPKHDILCAGFPCQSFSIAGKKGGMDDRRGRLFYEILRVVEYHKPLVLLLENVRNILTVDGGDVMKTIEARLDEAGYSVHYSLLDASDYGIPQKRERVYFACVRKGTGLRYKEPKPDRKDIFLKDVLDDFVDERLIIRRDDITIEKDGEPEPAHKPIRIGHLNKGGQGERIYHPNGHAITLAADSGGVGSRTGLYLVDGVVRRLSISECKRLMGFDVNHVTDVGARGYRQLGNAVIPDMVTRAYDSIVI from the coding sequence GTGTATAACTTCATAGACCTGTTTGCGGGCATAGGCGGTTTCCGGGTGTCAATGGAAAGGCTGGGAATGAAGTGTGTTTTTTCTTCAGAGATAGACGAACACGCTCGGATGGTTTACCAAAGAAATTTCAATGACAATCCCAGGGGCGATATTTGTGAAATCAATGCCCGGGAGATACCTAAGCATGATATTCTCTGTGCCGGTTTCCCCTGTCAGAGTTTCAGCATAGCCGGAAAAAAAGGCGGTATGGATGACCGCAGGGGGAGGCTCTTTTATGAAATCTTGCGTGTAGTGGAATATCACAAGCCGTTAGTGCTTCTGCTTGAGAATGTACGAAACATCCTTACAGTGGACGGCGGAGATGTAATGAAAACGATTGAAGCAAGGCTGGACGAGGCGGGTTATTCCGTTCACTATTCCCTACTTGACGCAAGCGATTACGGCATTCCCCAGAAAAGAGAAAGGGTCTATTTCGCTTGTGTGAGAAAAGGTACTGGGTTGCGGTATAAAGAACCGAAACCCGACCGCAAAGATATATTTCTAAAGGATGTGCTTGATGATTTTGTGGATGAGCGTTTGATAATCCGAAGGGATGACATCACGATTGAAAAAGATGGTGAACCCGAACCTGCACACAAGCCGATCAGAATAGGACATCTTAACAAGGGTGGGCAAGGTGAGAGAATATACCATCCTAACGGACACGCCATTACGCTTGCGGCGGATAGTGGCGGCGTAGGGTCTAGAACAGGCTTATATCTGGTTGACGGCGTGGTAAGGCGGTTGTCTATTTCCGAGTGTAAGAGGCTTATGGGTTTTGATGTTAATCATGTTACCGATGTTGGAGCGAGAGGCTACAGGCAACTTGGCAACGCCGTTATTCCCGACATGGTAACAAGGGCTTATGATAGCATAGTGATATGA
- a CDS encoding sigma-70 family RNA polymerase sigma factor: MDIKYKDFQDNAEHDSGFESYDVDDDIEENETEESFDSSDEEELKPRGKDKEKDKWIPDEQLRLLYVYFKDMAVEPLFAAKQEVEISARIKMCEIRMAKVPKSIEKYEKIRTRKNSAKARAIAHRIAVLRAMERIYVDWALKLKQKFVKANLRLVITISRRYMSRGLPLPDLIQEGNLGLMRAVERFDYTKGYKFSTYASWWIHQAILRALQGQTRTIKVPVYLLEQANRVYKTSAKLSKEMGRKPTPKEIAEASGISAEVINRILNSTNDAISLDTPVLDGEKTTLLDSVADKEAKIPDTIIAKMSLAEKLKEALTLLNQREEEIIRLRFGIGRQSTYTLDEIGKRFNLTRERIRQIEKAALGKLASSGVRKDLESFLKQ; the protein is encoded by the coding sequence GTGGACATTAAATACAAGGATTTTCAGGATAATGCGGAACACGACTCTGGGTTTGAATCCTATGATGTTGACGACGACATCGAGGAAAACGAAACCGAAGAGAGTTTTGACAGCTCGGACGAAGAGGAACTGAAACCCAGGGGGAAGGACAAAGAGAAGGACAAATGGATCCCCGATGAACAGCTCCGGCTTCTTTACGTCTACTTTAAGGACATGGCCGTTGAGCCTCTTTTCGCCGCGAAACAGGAAGTCGAGATATCCGCGAGAATCAAGATGTGCGAAATCAGGATGGCCAAGGTTCCCAAGAGCATTGAAAAATACGAGAAAATCCGCACAAGAAAAAACTCGGCCAAGGCGCGTGCGATAGCACACAGAATAGCGGTCCTGCGCGCTATGGAGAGAATTTACGTCGACTGGGCACTCAAACTCAAGCAGAAGTTCGTAAAGGCCAACCTGAGACTCGTAATAACGATTTCGAGAAGGTACATGAGCAGAGGCCTGCCGCTTCCGGATCTCATCCAGGAAGGAAACCTAGGTCTAATGCGCGCGGTCGAAAGATTTGATTACACAAAAGGCTACAAGTTCTCCACCTACGCCTCATGGTGGATACACCAGGCCATACTCAGGGCCCTGCAGGGACAGACCAGGACCATAAAGGTCCCTGTCTACTTGCTTGAGCAGGCAAACAGGGTTTACAAGACGAGTGCAAAGCTTAGCAAGGAAATGGGAAGAAAGCCGACGCCCAAGGAAATAGCCGAGGCTTCGGGAATCTCAGCAGAGGTTATAAACAGGATTCTCAATTCCACAAACGACGCCATAAGCCTCGACACGCCGGTTCTCGACGGGGAGAAGACCACGCTTCTTGATTCGGTCGCGGATAAGGAAGCTAAAATCCCCGACACGATAATAGCGAAGATGTCCCTTGCGGAAAAACTGAAGGAAGCTCTTACCCTTCTGAATCAAAGAGAAGAGGAGATCATCAGGCTTCGCTTCGGCATAGGACGCCAGAGCACCTACACTCTCGATGAGATCGGCAAGAGATTCAATCTGACCAGGGAAAGGATAAGACAAATAGAAAAAGCCGCCCTCGGGAAACTCGCAAGTTCCGGCGTGAGAAAAGACCTAGAAAGCTTCCTCAAGCAGTAG
- a CDS encoding inositol-3-phosphate synthase has product MGNARREGDSSSPKGNSYLTDPNQKFQRKFDIRPAKGKLGVLIPGMSGAVSTTFIAGVKAVVKGVGRPIGSLTQMGKIRLGKRTEKNFPLIKDLVPLAEIQDMVFAGWDIHDEDCHASALRAGVLSPELLGKIRRDLEKESPMRAVFDNRYVRNLKGSYVKRGKTKMHLAEALIRDIKRFQRENDIERLVMLWCGSTEVYLEPSEVHETIESFEKGLRENHDDIPPSMIYAYAAIKCGASYGNGAPNLSVDIPALQQLAIENEVPIAGKDFKTGQTLMKTILAPGLKSRMLGLNGWFSTNILGNRDGEVLDDPGSFKTKEESKLGALEYIFQPEINPELYSDYYHKVRINYYPPRGDEKEAWDNIDVFGWLDYPMQIKINFLCRDSILAAPVVLDLVLFLDLAHRAGIYGVQEWLSFYFKSPMVDKRLYPEHDLFVQFTKLQNTLRYLQGEELISHLGIDYYGFG; this is encoded by the coding sequence ATGGGAAACGCAAGGCGAGAAGGGGACAGCAGTTCTCCAAAAGGTAATTCATACTTGACCGATCCAAACCAGAAGTTCCAGAGAAAATTCGACATCCGCCCGGCCAAGGGAAAGCTTGGGGTGCTGATCCCTGGGATGAGCGGGGCGGTAAGCACAACTTTCATAGCGGGCGTAAAGGCGGTGGTAAAGGGAGTGGGAAGGCCCATCGGCTCCCTGACGCAGATGGGGAAAATCAGGCTCGGCAAAAGAACCGAGAAGAACTTTCCTCTCATAAAAGATTTGGTTCCGCTGGCCGAAATCCAGGACATGGTGTTTGCCGGATGGGACATACACGATGAAGACTGCCACGCCTCGGCGCTTCGGGCCGGAGTGCTCAGTCCCGAACTTCTCGGGAAAATAAGACGGGATCTTGAAAAAGAGTCACCTATGCGGGCTGTTTTCGATAACAGGTACGTCCGTAATCTCAAGGGTTCCTACGTAAAAAGGGGCAAGACGAAGATGCATCTTGCCGAGGCCCTGATCAGGGACATAAAGAGATTCCAGAGGGAAAACGATATCGAAAGGTTGGTAATGCTCTGGTGCGGGAGTACCGAGGTATATCTTGAGCCGTCGGAAGTTCATGAAACCATAGAGAGTTTCGAGAAGGGGCTAAGGGAAAATCACGACGATATTCCCCCGAGCATGATCTACGCCTACGCGGCCATAAAATGCGGCGCCTCCTACGGGAACGGGGCCCCTAATCTATCCGTGGACATCCCCGCGCTTCAGCAGCTCGCGATTGAAAACGAGGTTCCAATAGCCGGCAAAGACTTCAAAACCGGCCAGACACTCATGAAGACTATTCTGGCTCCGGGTCTTAAAAGCAGGATGCTCGGGCTCAACGGGTGGTTTTCAACCAATATACTGGGTAACCGGGACGGAGAGGTGCTTGATGATCCCGGTTCTTTCAAAACCAAGGAAGAAAGCAAGCTGGGTGCACTTGAGTACATATTTCAGCCCGAGATAAATCCTGAGCTTTACTCGGATTACTACCACAAGGTAAGAATAAACTACTACCCGCCGCGCGGAGACGAAAAAGAGGCGTGGGACAATATAGATGTTTTCGGATGGCTTGATTATCCCATGCAGATAAAGATCAATTTTCTCTGCCGTGACAGTATACTCGCCGCACCGGTGGTTCTTGATCTCGTGCTGTTCCTAGATCTTGCGCATCGCGCCGGTATCTACGGGGTCCAGGAGTGGCTTTCCTTTTATTTCAAAAGTCCCATGGTCGATAAGAGGCTCTACCCAGAGCACGATCTTTTCGTTCAGTTCACCAAGCTGCAGAACACGCTTCGCTACCTGCAGGGCGAGGAACTGATAAGCCATCTGGGGATTGATTACTACGGTTTCGGCTAA
- a CDS encoding MBL fold metallo-hydrolase produces MMKFCTLASGSSGNSLYLESKYSKILIDAGISFRRISRSLGDMGIVVSDLDAVVLSHEHEDHSRAVGRMSAVPVYVSGETVGFWEGKRNGRSNGNGAKTSHLPNGGIEELREFNSEEPFRINDLTLTPFSVAHDAIDPVGFTVTDGCVKVGIVTDIGKPTALVRESLKNCDALVLESNHDREMLFSGSYPPYLKQRISGGHGHLSNDQSASLLGDVLHDGLKYVLLAHLSASNNTPEMALGCSLEVLRRRGAEGRVALAVAPRSAAGEVITI; encoded by the coding sequence ATGATGAAATTCTGCACTCTTGCCAGCGGCAGTTCTGGCAACTCGCTTTATCTTGAGTCGAAATACTCGAAAATACTGATTGACGCGGGAATTAGCTTCCGAAGGATCTCGCGGAGTCTCGGGGATATGGGTATAGTCGTGTCCGATCTTGACGCTGTGGTGCTTTCGCACGAGCACGAGGACCACTCAAGAGCTGTCGGGAGAATGTCCGCAGTGCCTGTTTACGTGTCAGGTGAAACTGTTGGTTTCTGGGAAGGAAAAAGAAACGGACGCAGTAACGGAAACGGCGCCAAGACTTCACATTTGCCCAATGGTGGGATAGAGGAACTGAGGGAATTTAACTCAGAAGAGCCGTTTCGTATAAACGACCTTACCCTTACTCCCTTCTCGGTGGCGCACGACGCCATCGATCCGGTCGGTTTCACCGTAACCGATGGCTGCGTCAAGGTAGGCATAGTTACCGACATAGGGAAACCTACGGCGCTTGTGAGGGAGAGCCTTAAAAACTGCGACGCCCTAGTGCTCGAATCGAATCATGACAGGGAAATGCTTTTTTCGGGTTCCTACCCGCCGTACCTCAAGCAGAGAATAAGCGGGGGGCACGGGCACCTGTCGAATGATCAGTCAGCATCCCTTCTGGGCGATGTTCTGCACGACGGGTTAAAATACGTTCTGCTGGCGCACCTAAGTGCGAGTAACAACACTCCCGAGATGGCGCTTGGGTGCTCGCTTGAAGTTCTGCGCCGAAGAGGTGCTGAAGGCCGTGTTGCTTTGGCTGTGGCTCCGCGAAGCGCGGCCGGGGAGGTTATAACGATTTGA